The following nucleotide sequence is from Barnesiella viscericola DSM 18177.
AGAAGATAAAGGAGATACTCAAGTATGTGGGCATCGACCGCAAGGTCATAGTACTCGACCCCAAGACAAGGGAGGATGTGGCAAGACCCCTGTACGAGGTGGCATCTACCCATACGGCACGCAAGACCTTCATCGGCAACCTCTACAGGCAGGTCAAGGACCCGAACCTGATAGCCTCCATGTCGGGACATTCGGAGGGCAGCCGTGCCTTTGCCCGGTACCGGAAGATTGACGACGAGATGAAGAAGGAACTGGTAAACCTTCTGGACTGATAATTTCCCTGTTTTTCCCCCCTCCACAGACAATGCAATATGAATATGGACGAGCAGAAACAGACATACGAACAGTTCAAGGCGGACATCCTCCAGTGGAAGGACGCACACAGGGAGGAATACACCCGCTTCGCGAAAATGATGGCGGACGGGAACGAGGTGCAGTACCTTGCCGTATGCCGGGCCATATTCAAGCAGCTGCCCGGCATCAAAAAGGAATGGCAGATATCATGGTGTGACGACAGCACGGACAGCTTCAGGAACATAGGTCTCCATTTCAAGGAGAACGCAGTGCCGGGGCAGATCGTGGAACTTTACAGGAAACAGAGGGAAGAGGATGCGACTTCTCCTCCGTCCTCCTTCTGGGGCAGGATGAAATACATTTTCAGACAGAGTCTGAGAAAACGCTTCGTAACCCTGTCCGCCCCTCTCGTGCTGAGCTGGCTGTACTACGGCAAAAGTTTCGAGGCGATGGTTGACATGGTCAGCAGGCAGGCGGGGCACCCCAAGGCTGGGAACGCCGAAAGGATGGGCTGCTCCATTGTCGTCAAACAGATTATTGAAGTGTCCATAAAGAACGGTTTCCGAACGCAGGAGGACTGGGACAAACATTTCGCCATGAAAGACGCCATCGAGAAAGGCAGCATCGGCGAATGGGCTTTGCAGTCCTTAAAGGACGGGATGAGATGCAGTGATACCGAAGGCAGCCCGGCAGCAACGGAGTCCGTCAGCGGTACGGTGCCACAGGCGCAGCGGACGGCCGGAAAAAAGAAGATACAGGAGCGGCCGCTTGCAGATTATCTCAAGTGCGGAAACAAGGAGGAAGTCCTGCAATGCATCCGCCGTTTCGTTTCCATAAACACGAGCGCGGTCCATCAGGCACTGCCGTTCTATGTGCTGAAAGAACTGGGGCTGGTGGTCGGGATGCACGCCGCCAAGGAGTACAGTGTGGGGATGGCACTGCAGTTCCCCGACCTGCCATCGCTGAAAAGCGAGAGTGCCATACGGCAGGCGGTCGGCTTCCTGAAGACGGCAAAGCACGTAATCAAAGACGGCAGGGACCAGTCCGCCCCGCTCATCGAAAGCGACGAGAACCGGGAATTGTACCGGACACTGGTACAGGAAATCAAGGAAATCACCACTGATGATGAAACGGAAACGGCAGCCGGATAAGGCAAAATGAGCCGTTTTACATGGTCATGCAGACTTGAATTGTCATGACAATTTAAGACAAATTATTATATATCAATCCGTTTCAATTCGCATATACTTTTGCACCGTCAATCCTCTTCCCGGGGATAGGCGGTGCTTCTCTTTTACAAGCCATCGGAAGCGGGGCATCAGGGAACTTTTGAAGATGGTCATCACAAAATTCAAAACTGATATTTATGATTACCATAGAAAGTCTGGTTGAGCAGGGCGCGAACGTGAAACTGGAAGTCACGCCAGCCGACCTTAAGATGTTTGCCGAGGCCATCGTGCAGCGCACGATGGCGGCCCGGCAGGAAGAACTGAATGCGGAGATGCGGCGTGTGGCGGAAGAGACATGGCTCAACACAAGACAGGTGCGTGAGCTGCTGAACGTGTGCGAGGGGACGCTCAACCTGTGGGCGAAGCGCGGCTACCTCGTCCCCGTCAAGGTGGGCAACAAGAACATGTATGCCAGATCGGATGTCCGCCGTGTGCAGACGGGAGGCAAGTCCGAGAGTGTGACATCCTATTGCAAGAAGAAAAATGGCTGACATGACAAACACCCGACTTGAACTGTGCAACATGATCCGCATGGAGGCGGAGCATGTCAGTGATACAGGCTTCCCTCTGGATGTCTTTCCGCAGGCCGTGCAGTCCGTCATACTCGACATGGACCGGTACGAGAACTACAAGACCGAGTTCATCGCGACGGCCATGCTGTCGGCGGTATCGGCCGCATTGGGAGGCACCTACCGTATCCGCATCAAAGGCGAGTGGCAGAGCAACGCCGCCCTCTACATCATCCTCGTGGGCAGGCCGGGACTGGGCAAGACACCGCCGCTGGAGGCGGCATACCGCCCCATACGGAAGCACGACTATGCCCTGTTCAAGGCGTATGAGTCGGAATTGGAGGTATGGAAAGCCGCCGGGGAAAACGGGAAGAAGCCCGTGCTGCGGCGTACCGTCGTGTCCGACTTCACCCCCGAATCACTCCTGCTGACGCACAACAACAATCCCCGCAGCGTGGTCATTCTGGTGGACGAGATAATGGGCATGTTCAACTCCGCCAACCGCTACACCAACGGGCAACTCATAGAGCAGCTGCTCACGGCATGGAGCGGCGGGGCACTGGATGTGACAAGGGTCAGCAACACTATACCTGTGCATATTGAACAGCCGTGCATCAACATCATCGGGACCACGCAGACCAAGCGTGTGCATGAACTGCTGACGAAAGGCTTCGAGGAAAACGGCCTGCTCGACCGCATCCTGTTCGTGCTTCCCAAGTCCCGTGAAGTGCCAAAATGGACCGATTGGGATGATGGCGGGGAGGACAGGGCTTCCATGGCGGCGGCACGATGGGAACAGATACTTGGCAAGGTACTCGCCTTGGACTATGACACGGGAGAGGAAGAAAGGATGCCCCATGTGCTGTCTATGGACAGGGAGGCAAGGGAATATTTCTTCTCTTGGTGGAACAGGAAAGTGGAATGCATCAACCGGATAGAGGACGACGCCCAAGTGGAGAGTCGCGAGATGAAGCATCCGGCGCAAGTGGCACGGCTGGCCCTGCTCATGCAGGTGTTGCGGTATGCCATCGACGAGAGCCACCTGCAGTCTGTGGATACGGCATCGGTAAAAGCCGCCATCCGGCTGAACGGCTACTTCGAGGACTCGTACCGCCGCATCCGCTCATTCGTGGCGGAGGACATGTGCGAGGAACCGCCCAAGGTACTGCTGTCGCTGCTGCCGGACACGTTCGACACGAAAACGGCCATCGCTACTGGCAGGGAACAGCAGAATGTCAGCGAGCGTACGGTGATGAACTACCTCAGGGAACTGTGCAGGAGCGGGCTGCTGCGGAAGTCCAAGGCCGGGCATTACGAGAAAATCATATATGATAAATCTGGAAAATTTAATATGACAGACAATGAACCGTCACCCCCAGACTGCAACGGATGACCCCCTCGTTGCAGCCTGCAGTCTTTGCAGTTTTGCAGTTTCAGGGTTCTAAAAACAGGTATTTCCTGCAAGACTGCAGGAACTGCAAACTGCAAATGACGGTTTCCACTTGCAGGAATCCACAAAAGAGAGCATCATGAACGGATACAGATTCCATCTTCAGAAATACAGGCCGGGCAGCAAGACCGTCTGTCCGGAGTGCGGCAGGAAGTCCTGCTTTACCCGTTATATCGACGAGGCGGGAGAGATTTCCTTCCCTGACAACGTGGGCATCTGCGACCATATCAACAGTTGCGGCTACCACTATACCCCGAAGGAATACTTCCGGGACAATCCGGCTGTCAAAGAAAGATTGAATGGGCAGGAAAGGTTTGGCGGCACACCGATAGCTGCAAGACCGCCAGCAAGAGCATTGCCCGAACAGAAACCACGGATTTCTTTTCTTCCCTCTGATTGGGTGGAGCAATCCATGCGCAGGTACGACATCAACCCCTTGTACCGATACTTTCCCAAAGTGATGGGCAAGGAGAATGTGGACAAGCTATTCAGCCTATACAGGGTCGGTACCTCAAGGAGGTGGGGCGGTGCGACCGTATTCTGGCAGATAGACCGGAACAGCAACGTGCGTGCGGGCAAGATCATGGGCTACGATGCCGTAACCGGACACCGTATCAAGGAGCCTTTTAACCAAGTCAGCTGGGTGCATTCCGTGAGGAAGGTGCAGGATTTCAGGATGAAGCAGTGCCTGTTCGGAGAACATCTGCTGTCGGACACTTCCGCCGCCATGTCCGCCAAGCCCGTAGCCGTTGTCGAGAGCGAGAAGACGGCACTGGTCGCCGCCCTTTTCATCCCGGACTTCATCTGGCTTGCCACCGGAGGGATGCACGGGTGCTTCAACAGCGAGACCATGCAGGTATTGGGCGGCCGGGAGGTTGTCCTCTTCCCCGACCTCAAGGCGACGGAAGAATGGAGGCGACGGCTGCCGATGCTGGAATCCTTTTGCAGGCGTGCCACATGTTCCGATATGCTGGAGAGGATTGCGACCGGTGCGCAGCGTGAAGCCGGACTGGACATCGCAGACTTCCTCCTGATGGAGGACACGCCGCAGATGATCCTTCAACAGATGATAGAACGCAATCCCGTATTGCGGTCCCTCATCGACGCTTTCGGGCTTGAACTGATTGATGCGAAAAAAACGGAATGACAGGAAGGCACCGGACAGCTTGCTGTCCCAAGGGAAAGGGGTTGTAAAATCCCGTAGCTTATTAGGGCATTTTCACCGCCTCCACTCCGCGTCCGGCAGTCAAAAAGCCCATAAGCCGAGGGGCTCCCCTTCGGATTTAAGTATATGCCTCCGGCAATAAAACGGGATTTTACAACAGAAATGACAACCATAAAACGAACAGATATGAGCAATACACAATACGCGGTTTGCCACTTGCAGCGTGGCAGCGGTAATGACAGCGGAATGTCATGCCATATAGAAAGGAAGGATACCAAGGGAAAAATTTATGTGCCGGTCAATGCCAATGCGGACCGGACACATCTCAACCGTGAGCTGGTCAGGTTCCCCGAGGGAGTTTCCAATCGTACCGAGGCGATACAGCACCGCATCGACACGGCCGGGCTGCGCCGCAAGGTCGGTAAGAACCAGACAAAAGCCATCCGTATCATCCTGACCGGAACGCATGAGCAGATGATGAAGATTGCCAATGACGACAGACTGGACAGTTGGATCGATGCCAATCTCAAATGGCTAAAGGGGACCTTCGGCGAAGAGAACCTTGTATCGTGCGTACTGCACATGGACGAGAAGACTCCCCACCTGCACGCCACCATCGTTCCCATTGTAACCGGTGAGCGTATCCGCAGGAAGCGGGAGGGAGAGAGGAAGTACGAGACGAAATCCGGTCCCCGTTTGTCAGCGGATGATGTGATGCGACGCACCAAGCTTCATGAATACCAGAACAGTTACGCAGCAGCCATGAAACCGTTCGGGTTGCAGCGTGGGATTGTCGGCTCCACAGCCAAGCATCAGGCGAACTCAGAATACTACAGGCAGCAGGTAATCCAATATGAAGAGGATATAGCCAAGTTGCAGGTTGATGTGGAGAAGGCGCAGGAAGGCAGGAGCACCATCCTCGCGTGGTTCGGCAAGGGAGACCTTGCCAAGGCAAAAAAGGAACTTGCGGACAAGGACGGGCAGATTGCCGAACTTAATAGACAGATTAAGGCTCTTCAGGCAGAAAAGATCCGATTGCGGGAACAGCATAAATCAGAAATCAGGAAACTGCGAAACGGCTATCAAGTGGAGATAGACAAAGCCATCCGCAGGGCGGAAACCGCCGAACGGCAGTCAGAAGAGAAAGATGCCGTCATAGACAGGCAACGAAAGCTGATAGACCGGCTCGACCGGATGGCAAACCCTCAGCGTTACAGCCTCTCATCCGGTGCCGAGCTTGTCCGAATCAACGTGTCCAACTACCGAAATCCGTCGCTTCACATCTGGACACGGGTCGGAGAGGAGCTTTTTGAGGACACCAAGTTCCAGATAGACTATGATATGGCCCAAAGACATTTCAACGGCCAGATCACGGACGAGGAGTTTGTCAATGCCGTCTTCGAGCCGCAGGAACAGGTAAGCGGGAAGCAGGCCGAGCTGTTGGGAGCAGCTTTTACTCTTGCCGCTGGAGGTCCGGCAGAGGTTCATGTCGGTACTGGTTCTGGCGGCTCATCGTCTAATCTTCCATGGAGAGAACAGAAAAAAGGGAATAGAAGATAAAAACTAATTCAAAGTATGTTACGGAAAAACTTTAGCGTATAATTAGGGACTGTCGTAAAAAGAATAAAACTTTATAAAGAATTGATTGCTAATGTAATATAAAATCCGTATCTTAGCTAAAGATAAAAAGAATACCCCCAAGCGCCCTGGAAAAGCCAAATTTGGAGGTATCGCAAAAATTAATCTGCATGGCTAAGGTACAAAATTTCTCTGGAATATCACCCGATCTTCCTTTCACGGAGTTCGATTTTTATGAATTGCATAGGCAGACATTCGCGACTAGCGAGCTGGGAAAAATCAGGAAGAGGCTGCCGCTACGTGAGATGGCAGAGAACTTTGGACTGATAAGCAAGAGCATGAGAGCGAAGAAAGGACGAAAAACATACTTCACCCCGGAGGGCAAGGTTGCGCTGATGTTCCTGAAGATGTACACAGGTCTGAGCAGCCCGAAGTTGATGGAGCATCTTAACGGTAACGTCCACTATCAGCTCTTCTGCGATGTGAGAATAGACCCGATGCATCCTCTGACGAACTACAAACTTCTGGACGACGTGTTTTCGGAACTGGCCCGCGGGCTGAAGATCCAACAGCAGCAGGAGATACTGGCAAGAGCCTGGAAACCGTACATGAAGGACCTGGACACGATGTATACGGATGCGACCTGTTACGAGAGCGAGATGCACTATCCTACGGATCCGAAGCTTCTGTGGGAAGGAATAGAGAAGTCATATGAGATAATGTGCACTCTGAGTGCCAAGCTGAATGTGCACCGTCCGAGGACGAAGTACGTAGACGTAGAGAAGGCCAACCTGTCGTACAGGAAGCGGCGCAGGCATACGAAAGTCCAGACCAGGAAACTGACCAGACGCCTGCTCAACCTTTTGGGGAAGATACTGAAGGAGACCCGCACA
It contains:
- a CDS encoding DUF6043 family protein, with product MNMDEQKQTYEQFKADILQWKDAHREEYTRFAKMMADGNEVQYLAVCRAIFKQLPGIKKEWQISWCDDSTDSFRNIGLHFKENAVPGQIVELYRKQREEDATSPPSSFWGRMKYIFRQSLRKRFVTLSAPLVLSWLYYGKSFEAMVDMVSRQAGHPKAGNAERMGCSIVVKQIIEVSIKNGFRTQEDWDKHFAMKDAIEKGSIGEWALQSLKDGMRCSDTEGSPAATESVSGTVPQAQRTAGKKKIQERPLADYLKCGNKEEVLQCIRRFVSINTSAVHQALPFYVLKELGLVVGMHAAKEYSVGMALQFPDLPSLKSESAIRQAVGFLKTAKHVIKDGRDQSAPLIESDENRELYRTLVQEIKEITTDDETETAAG
- a CDS encoding helix-turn-helix domain-containing protein; translated protein: MITIESLVEQGANVKLEVTPADLKMFAEAIVQRTMAARQEELNAEMRRVAEETWLNTRQVRELLNVCEGTLNLWAKRGYLVPVKVGNKNMYARSDVRRVQTGGKSESVTSYCKKKNG
- a CDS encoding DUF3987 domain-containing protein produces the protein MADMTNTRLELCNMIRMEAEHVSDTGFPLDVFPQAVQSVILDMDRYENYKTEFIATAMLSAVSAALGGTYRIRIKGEWQSNAALYIILVGRPGLGKTPPLEAAYRPIRKHDYALFKAYESELEVWKAAGENGKKPVLRRTVVSDFTPESLLLTHNNNPRSVVILVDEIMGMFNSANRYTNGQLIEQLLTAWSGGALDVTRVSNTIPVHIEQPCINIIGTTQTKRVHELLTKGFEENGLLDRILFVLPKSREVPKWTDWDDGGEDRASMAAARWEQILGKVLALDYDTGEEERMPHVLSMDREAREYFFSWWNRKVECINRIEDDAQVESREMKHPAQVARLALLMQVLRYAIDESHLQSVDTASVKAAIRLNGYFEDSYRRIRSFVAEDMCEEPPKVLLSLLPDTFDTKTAIATGREQQNVSERTVMNYLRELCRSGLLRKSKAGHYEKIIYDKSGKFNMTDNEPSPPDCNG
- a CDS encoding DUF6371 domain-containing protein, whose product is MNGYRFHLQKYRPGSKTVCPECGRKSCFTRYIDEAGEISFPDNVGICDHINSCGYHYTPKEYFRDNPAVKERLNGQERFGGTPIAARPPARALPEQKPRISFLPSDWVEQSMRRYDINPLYRYFPKVMGKENVDKLFSLYRVGTSRRWGGATVFWQIDRNSNVRAGKIMGYDAVTGHRIKEPFNQVSWVHSVRKVQDFRMKQCLFGEHLLSDTSAAMSAKPVAVVESEKTALVAALFIPDFIWLATGGMHGCFNSETMQVLGGREVVLFPDLKATEEWRRRLPMLESFCRRATCSDMLERIATGAQREAGLDIADFLLMEDTPQMILQQMIERNPVLRSLIDAFGLELIDAKKTE
- the mobV gene encoding MobV family relaxase — encoded protein: MSNTQYAVCHLQRGSGNDSGMSCHIERKDTKGKIYVPVNANADRTHLNRELVRFPEGVSNRTEAIQHRIDTAGLRRKVGKNQTKAIRIILTGTHEQMMKIANDDRLDSWIDANLKWLKGTFGEENLVSCVLHMDEKTPHLHATIVPIVTGERIRRKREGERKYETKSGPRLSADDVMRRTKLHEYQNSYAAAMKPFGLQRGIVGSTAKHQANSEYYRQQVIQYEEDIAKLQVDVEKAQEGRSTILAWFGKGDLAKAKKELADKDGQIAELNRQIKALQAEKIRLREQHKSEIRKLRNGYQVEIDKAIRRAETAERQSEEKDAVIDRQRKLIDRLDRMANPQRYSLSSGAELVRINVSNYRNPSLHIWTRVGEELFEDTKFQIDYDMAQRHFNGQITDEEFVNAVFEPQEQVSGKQAELLGAAFTLAAGGPAEVHVGTGSGGSSSNLPWREQKKGNRR
- a CDS encoding transposase, which produces MAKVQNFSGISPDLPFTEFDFYELHRQTFATSELGKIRKRLPLREMAENFGLISKSMRAKKGRKTYFTPEGKVALMFLKMYTGLSSPKLMEHLNGNVHYQLFCDVRIDPMHPLTNYKLLDDVFSELARGLKIQQQQEILARAWKPYMKDLDTMYTDATCYESEMHYPTDPKLLWEGIEKSYEIMCTLSAKLNVHRPRTKYVDVEKANLSYRKRRRHTKVQTRKLTRRLLNLLGKILKETRTLERENAGAEKLLTARQKSDIEIITRMYRQQKAHFENNNPRESVKDRIVSISKPYVRPIVRGKEVKSVEFGAKCNNIQVDGLSFIEKLSFNAFNEGTRLTHCLKMHRKLFGVDAKKVGGDAGYAGSANRGYCKDRGIQTSFVKRGRPSLEKKENDIIRNELARVRATRMEGSFGTQKEHYGLKQFKTKHYISIRFNSHILLHRQPFP